A genomic region of Papaver somniferum cultivar HN1 chromosome 7, ASM357369v1, whole genome shotgun sequence contains the following coding sequences:
- the LOC113294045 gene encoding F-box/kelch-repeat protein At3g06240-like, whose amino-acid sequence MDENIGLVLHNRNDVYTLSYDLSSSTCTDVRRVKHPVKSYHMYHDGIEFFGCCNGLVLLRHVDEFYSHVLILWNPTTNEGKKVPFPKFEETEQCLDYVEYGIGYNSRAKDFRVVAIGNFEGEFEVMVYSLKKNRWKAAEELHLDNLAHRKIPDMARMPVNGALHWIADMESMTLPSEDSEVILSFDIESEQFDHLKLPDLFNENAETSLCVLGGSLCLLGFDPKVGADVWEMNQDGSEKSWTKLFNIDLQKHFGGLVKNLMPLQCVKDGNFLLGLDMDTGFHIILYDPKHDTTSIVKVHEGLKNGCLHISVFGESQYVSVLKDSQVVVYYIKPGNLTFNDCSEDATVEERLWSIVTSNSSDFNALDALIEDTKKVACLLLSQTLEISMCNSELHNLDACVAASYTGKRKIIGSQKSFYEGKLRNENCVDSDQGKKVEIVGDEMKSLHDSNDIIAVYAWINKDVGYCQDDFIKAGGLFVVVGVQVLEEDEKAVVVASSLDAFTGAHSGPGEVKMQLESLV is encoded by the exons ATGGATGAAAATATTGGTCTCGTGCTTCATAATCGCAATGATGTTTATACCTTAAGTTATGATCTATCCTCATCTACATGTACTGATGTTCGCCGTGTGAAACACCCTGTTAAATCTTACCATATGTACCATGATGGAATTGAGTTTTTTGGTTGCTGTAATGGTTTGGTTCTCTTGAGGCATGTTGATGAATTTTACTCTCATGTTCTTATCCTTTGGAATCCAACAACTAACGAGGGTAAGAAAGTACCATTTCCAAAATTTGAAGAAACGGAACAATGTTTGGACTATGTAGAGTATGGAATTGGTTATAATTCTCGGGCGAAAGATTTTAGAGTGGTAGCTATTGGGAATTTTGAAGGTGAATTTGAGGTTATGGTGTATTCATTAAAAAAGAACAGATGGAAAGCAGCTGAGGAACTCCATCTGGATAATCTTGCTCATAGGAAGATACCTGATATGGCTCGGATGCCTGTTAACGGAGCTCTTCATTGGATAGCAGATATGGAGTCTATGACTTTACCATCTGAAGACTCGGAAGTTATTCTTTCTTTTGATATCGAGAGTGAGCAGTTTGACCATCTGAAACTGCCTGACCTGTTCAATGAAAATGCTGAAACAAGTTTGTGTGTATTAGGAGGATCTCTTTGCTTGCTTGGTTTTGATCCTAAGGTTGGTGCGGATGTGTGGGAGATGAACCAGGATGGATCTGAAAAATCATGGACCAAGCTATTCAACATTGACCTGCAAAAACATTTTGGTGGGTTGGTTAAGAATTTGATGCCGTTGCAGTGTGTGAAGGATGGAAATTTTCTGTTAGGATTAGACATGGATACTGGTTTTCATATTATTTTGTACGATCCAAAACACGATACAACTAGTATTGTCAAGGTCCATGAAGGTTTGAAGAATGGCTGTTTACACATTTCTGTCTTTGGGGAAAGTCAG TATGTTTCAGTTCTTAAGGATTCTCAAGTTGTTGTTTATTACATTAAGCCTGGAAATCTTACATTTAATGATTGCAGTGAGGATGCTACAG TAGAAGAGCGACTGTGGAGCATAGTCACGTCCAACTCATCAGACTTCAATGCTTTGGATGCACTAATTGAAGATACGAAGAAGGTGGCATGTTTATTATTAAGTCAGACTCTagaaattagcatgtgtaactctgaGTTACACAATTTAGATGCATGTGTAGCTGCAAGTTACACG gggaaaagaaaaattatcGGTAGTCAGAAATCTTTCTAtgaaggaaagctgagaaatgaaAATTGTGTTGATTCTGACCAGGGGAAGAAAGTTGAGATTGTCGGTGATGAGATGAAAAGTTTACATGATTCAAAT GATATTATAGCAGTTTATGCCTGGATAAATAAAGATGTTGGCTACTGTCAAG ATGACTTCATAAAAGCTGGTGGCTTATTTGTAGTGGTGGGGGTgcaggttttggaggaggatgagAAGGCAGTGGTGGTGGCCAGCAGCCTAGATGCAT TTACAGGTGCTCATAGTGGTCCTGGTGAAGTGAAGATGCAGTTGGAGTCGCTGGTTTAG